TGGCTGTCTGCACGGTACTCTTGTGCTTGAGCCGAGCGTTGCGCCTGAGATGGGCGCCGCGCGAGAGGAGTGACACCAGGGTCAGCACCACGGCCCAGGTGCCGAAGAAGGACACCAAAGGGTTACCGATGTAGGCCGAATAAGCGGCGGCCAGCATGAACCCGGAGGCCAATCCCAGGAGCGTGAAGTTGATGACGGTGAAGGTCGAGTGCCATTCCTCGAGGAATTTAACGCTCGCGTAGATCATGGCGGTCGAGACGAAGAGCGCGAAGGAGGCGATCGTCCCGAGCAGCCCCAGGATCAGGGTTGCATCCACGTTGAGCGCCTCGCCGATGCGGAACCAGGGCTGCGTCCAATGCATCAAGTGCGCCACGCTGTAGGCAAATACCAGCGCCATGAGGATCGGCAGGATGATGACCTCGCGCGACAACCAAGAGGTGCGCCACATGGCGGCGGAGCGCCAAGCCCGCTCGGGACGTCCGAGATGGAAGAAGGATGCACCGAGTCCGATCACGAGCAAGAGGAGCGCGACCAGGCTTCCGATCGCATAGAACTGGTCCTCCTGCGCCGGGAGGAACCGAGCGAGCGCATAGAGTTGGCCGGTAAACATGGCCAAAAACAGGCCCTGACCGGCGCCGAGCAGCGTGGTCAGAAAGATAACGGAGAATGCGGGGTGCATGGGTGGATGCCTTTGTCCTGTAACCAATGTCCTGTAACGAATGTCGCGTCGGCGAGTCGGATTCATCCGGATCGGCTCGCAGCGCGAAGACGGGTGTCGCTGTACTCGACCCGTCCTGCGCGCTCCGATCCGCGGGCATCCCTACCAGGCCACGTCGTCCAAGGTCTCCTCACCCGTGTAGGTGGTGAGATCCTCTTTGCGTAACGGGTTGTCGACACGCGTCAGCTCGTCCGGACTGATGTAAATCCGGTTCTTCTGGCGCGGCAGATAGTGATTGGCCGGCTTGGTGCCCCATTCGGGCATCAACTGATAGCCGCCGCGCTCGCGGATCGCCACCGAGACCTCCGAATCCGGGTCGTGGACGTCGCCGTAGAGCCGCGCACTGGTCGGGCAGGCGAGCACACAGGCCGGCTGACGGTCGCGATCGGACAGCGTGGCGTCGGTGATGCGGTCGATGCAGAGTGTGCACTTCTTCATCACCTTCTCTTGCTCGTCCAACTCACGCGCACCGTAGGGACAGGCCCAAGAGCAGTATTTGCAGCCGATGCACTTATCGTAATCGACCAGCACGATGCCGTTGTCGGCGCGCTTGTGCGAGGCGCCGGTCGGGCAGACCGGGACGCAAGGCGGCTCCTCGCAATGCAGACAGCTCTTCGGGAAATGGACCGTCTCGGTATTCGGGAAGACACCGACCTCGAAGGTCTGCACCCGATTGAAGAAGGTCCCCGTCGGACTGCCGTCATAGGGGTTCTGGTCCACCATCGGGCCTGCCCAGCCGGAGGTGTTCCACTCCTTGCAGGATGTCACGCAGGCATGGCAACCGACGCACACGTTCAGGTCGATGACCAGGGCGAGTTGAGTCATGTCTAAATCTCTTCGTTGTCGGCCATCAGCCGCGGGATCGGACGTCGGGTTGCGAGCCCGCGATGCCTCTCATCGCCGGACCCTGGACAAACCGCTGAGCGCCGAAGCTACTTCTTCCCGAACACGCCGGCCATGTAGGCCTGCCACTTGCCGCGCTGCTTCTCCTGTCCGGGCAGTCGCGGCATGGCGTCGAACTGGGGCGAGGACACACGCGGCTCGTCCGGACCGGCCTTATAGACCCGGACCCGAACATCGAACCACGCGGCCTGACCCGTGACCGGATCCGAGTTGGAGAGATGCTCGCCTGCCGGATTCGGCGGAAGCTCTTCCGAAATCAGGTGGTTCAACAGGAAGCCCTTGCGCGACTCATCCGCGTTGCTTCCCAGACCCCAGGCACCGTTGGCCTTGCCGATCGCGTTCCAGGTCCAGACCGTGCCGGGCTCGACCGCCTCGGAGAAGCGGCACATGCAGCGCACCTTGCTCAGCGTGGACTCCACCCAGATCCAGTCACCGTCGGCGAAGCCGTGCTTCTTGCCGACGAGCGGATTGACGAAGAGATAGTTGTGGCTGTGGATCTGACGCAGCCAGGCGTTTTGGCTGTCCCAACTGTGATACATGGCCATCGGACGCTGGGTCAGCGCGTTCAGCGGATAGCGCACCGTGTCGACCAGTTGGTCTTCCAAGGGCCGATGGAAGAAAGGCAAGGGGTCGAAATAGGTCTCGACGCGCTCGCGCAACCGATCCGGAGGCTGTCGTCCGGGCCACTTGCCCTGCGCCGCCAGGCGGAATTTCTGCAGGACCTCGGAGTAGAGATGGATGGTGATGGGCTCGGCATAACGGATCATGCCGTGCGCCCGCGCCCAGTGCAGATAGCCCTTGTTCCAGTTGCGCATGTACTGGTAGCTGGGCGGCAGCTCGTGATGGAAGACGCAGCCGTTCTTGGCGTACATCTCCCACTGCTTGGGGTTGGGCTCGCCTTTGAGGACCTGATCGCCGTTCTTGCCGCGCCAGCCGGCCAAAAAGCCGATACCCGAGCCGGGTGAGGTCTCGTAGTTGACGATGAAGTCGGGGTAGTCGCGGAACTTGCGCTCGCCCTCGGCGGTGACGAAAGCCGGCAGCTTCAGGCGCGATCCCAGCTCGATGAGCACATCCTGGAAGGGTCTGCACTCGCCTTTGGGCGGCAGCACCGGGATGCGCACCGCGTCGACCGGGCCGTCGAACTCCGAGATCGGGCGGTCAAGCATCGAGAGCGCATCGTGACGCTCCAGATAGCTGGTATCGGGCAGCACCAGATCGGCGAAGGCGACGGTCTCCGAGGAGAAGGTGTCGCAAACGACGATGAAGGGGATCTTGTATTTGCCCTCGACATCCTTGTCCACCAGCATCTTGCGCGTCTCGCTGGTGTTCATGGAAGAGTTCCACGCCATGTTGGCCATGAAGAGGAACAGGGTGTCGATCGGATAGGGGTCGCCGCGCCAGGCGTTGGTGATGACGTTGTGCATCAGGCCGTGCACCGAGAGCGGGTACTCCCAGGAGAAGGCCTTGTCGATGCGCACCGGCCCCCCGTCGGCGTCGACAAACAGATCCTCGGGCTTGGCGGGCCAACCGAGCGGCATGCCGTCGAGCGGCGTGTTCGGCTGGACGGCCTCGGGTCCATGCGGCGGCTTGGCGCAGGGCGGGATCGGGCGCGGGAAGGGCGCCTTGTGGCGGAAACCGCCGGGCCGGTCGATGGTGCCGAGCAGGGTCATGAGCACGCCGAGCGCGCGGATGGTCTGGAAGCCGTTGGAGTGGGCGGCCATCCCGCGCATGGCATGGAAGGCGACCGGGTTGCCGGTGACCGAGGGGTGCTCGACATCCCAGCAATCGGTCCAGGGGATCGGCAGCTCGATCTTCTGGTCGCGCGCGGTGACGCCCATTTCGTGGGCGAGACGCCGGATGGTGTCGGCCGGGATGCCGGTGATCTCGGCGGCCCACTCGGGTGTGCATGGCTCAAGCCGCTCCTTGAGGAGCTGAAACGCCGGTTTGACCGGGATCCCGTCGTCCATGTCGAGCTTGTAGCTGCCCATCAGACGCGGATCCGCCCCCGGGGTGTGGGTGCTGATGGGGCCGTCGATGTTGCGGTCCCACCAGAGCTTGTTCTCCGGATCGAAGCAGCCCTCCTCCACGTGCATCTCGGCGCGATAGAAGAGACCGTGATCGTCGCGCGCCGGATCGTCGATGACCAACTCCGCGGAATTGGTATAGCGCACCAGGAAGTCGCGATCGAACAGACCCTGCTTGAGGATCTCGTGGGAGATCGCCATCAGCAACGCTCCATCGGTGCCGGGCTTGATCGGCACCCACTCGTCGGCGATTGCCGAGTAGCCGGTGCGGATCGGGTTGACCGAGATGAAGCGGCCGCCGCGTCGTTTGAACTCGGAGATGGCGATCTTCAGCGGGTTGGAATGGTGATCCTCCGCGGTGCCGATCATCACGAAGAGCTTGGCGCGATCCAGATCCGGCCCGCCGAACTCCCAGAAGGAGCCGCCGATGGTGTAGATCATGCCCGCGGCCATGTTGACCGAGCAGAAGCCGCCGTGAGCGGCATAGTTCGGAGTGCCGAACTGTTTGGCGAAGAGACCCGTCAGGGCCTGCATCTGATCGCGGCCGGTGAAGAGGGCGAACTTCTTTGGATCCTCCGCCCGCAACCGCCCGAGGCGCTCCTCGAGCATGTCGAATGCCTCGTCCCAAGAGATCGTCTCGAACTCGGACGCGCCACGCTCGGCCCCCGCCTTGCGACGCAACGGCTTGGTGATGCGCCCCGGCGAGTACTGCTTCATGATCCCCGAACTGCCCTTTGCGCAGATCACCCCTTTATTTAAGGGGTGATTGGGATTCCCGTCGATATAGCGGACCTCGCCGTCGCGCATGTGAACCCGGATGCCGCAGCGGCATGCACACATGTAGCAGGTGGTTTCCTTGACCTCGACTCGCCCGACCGTGCTGTCGGAGTGAGCAATGGGATCCTGCATGTGAGCACCTTTATGCGAGGTAATAAGCCAGACGATTACCGCATTCTAATATTGCGGATGTCTATGTTTCAAACTTGATGGCGGCCCGGGAAATCGGTGACCACCAAAGATCGTTGTATGGGGCGCCTGTCGGCGCAGCATCGCGCAGAAACCGGGCCACGTCGCAAATCGGAGCGGTTGAAGACAAGCGGGGCGTCAGGCGGACAAGCTAGGGAGTCGGGTGGACAAGCGCAGCGCAGTCCACCCTACCGGGGGGCTCATGAAAAACGCTGTCGGCGGGAAACGGCGAGTGGCGAAAGACCCGCCTTGCTGCCGCGAATGAACTCCCGCATCTCCGGGATAGGCGCCCGAAGATGCGGGTCTTGACGCGTTCCGAGAGGGCCGAGCGCCGGAGCCCGACCCGAAGGGCGTCGCGGACTAGGCCGCTTCCGCCAGCGTCATCGGGAGCCACGAAGCCAGGCGCTCGCGCTCTTGGGTGATGTCGATCGCGAAGAAGTGGTTCAGCACCTCCAGCGCCTCGTCGAGGTCTTCGCATGGCCACTCGTTGGTGATACTGCGGAAGGTCCAGTCCTCGACGTGAAAGCAGCAGTGCCCGCCCTTGGCCGCACCCTCGGCGTCGTAACGCAGCTTGAACCCGGTGTAAGTACTGGGATCCCATTTGTAGCGGATCGTGTTTTCGGTTTGCTCGAACATGGTTTTCTCAGTGGAATCTGTTGCTTGGACGCCGATAATCCCGCCCGGGAGAGTCGGTTGAGCTGCCCGCTCGGCAACGAAAGGAAACATGCCGACAACAAGCTGTTTCCTTTTCGTCACACACTGCATCTCATGCGTCAAGTTTAGTATCAAAACGCAACAAACGACAACCAGGCAAACGCTTTTTTTCGCTAAATCGATCACGGGAAGCGAAAAAAACATCGAGTCGATCAGCGGTACTTTGCAGGACAGAGAGACGCATCTGTTGTCGAGATGCAACGCGGAGGCGGCTTCGACCACTTTTCCTGGTTGCGGATCTACTTGCGGTGTAGGGGCGAATTCATTCGCCCCTACACCGCGTCTCGCCGGAGTCGAGGACATCTCCGAAGCCAAACGCAACGTGAAAACGACGCATGTCGCTCTGGACGCGGTTTAGAGTCCCGACAGGTCTTCCGGGCATGCGCAGTCGGGATGACGATTCCCGGAAATCACCTAACCGCGCGGTCGGCGCCAACTCAGCGCAAGCGGATCGTCGGGGTCTACATGCGACATGAAGGGAAGCCTGCGGTCGTTGTGGGTGACCTGATAGATGAGCCCCATCCAGTTGCCTAGGACGCCTTCGCCGCTGTCGTGCCAGGTGTTGTCGAGCCTGTCGACGATATGCTGCTCGGGGAAGGCCGGCAGATCGCGTCCCTGATCGAGTGCATCGAGGATCCGCTCGCGGTGCTCGTCCAAGATGGCGCGTGACTGGACGCCGAAATAGTTCTCGGGGACCGGCGGGTATTGGTCGCGCTCTCCGGCAGCGAAACGGTTGACCTCGCGCTTGTACTCCTTGAGCAGCGAGATGATGTCGTACTCGGGGTGGCCCTGGAAGAACACCTGCCGGAAGCCGTCCGGGCTGACCGCGAGATGCACCCCCGCCTCCTCGCTCTCGGCGAGGATGTGCAGACCTGCCGCCTCGAATTGGTCGCGACCGATCTCGTTGAAACGCGAATGCGGCACGTCGAAAAGCGTATTGACGCT
The sequence above is drawn from the Thiocapsa rosea genome and encodes:
- the soeC gene encoding sulfite dehydrogenase subunit SoeC gives rise to the protein MHPAFSVIFLTTLLGAGQGLFLAMFTGQLYALARFLPAQEDQFYAIGSLVALLLLVIGLGASFFHLGRPERAWRSAAMWRTSWLSREVIILPILMALVFAYSVAHLMHWTQPWFRIGEALNVDATLILGLLGTIASFALFVSTAMIYASVKFLEEWHSTFTVINFTLLGLASGFMLAAAYSAYIGNPLVSFFGTWAVVLTLVSLLSRGAHLRRNARLKHKSTVQTAIGVRHTAVVQKAQGAMGGSFNTREFFHGRSPETVRLVRNSFLVLVFPIPILLISGAYLIESTTLPVLAFVIQYIGLIAERWYFFAEAKHPQNLYYQSIS
- the soeB gene encoding sulfite dehydrogenase subunit SoeB encodes the protein MTQLALVIDLNVCVGCHACVTSCKEWNTSGWAGPMVDQNPYDGSPTGTFFNRVQTFEVGVFPNTETVHFPKSCLHCEEPPCVPVCPTGASHKRADNGIVLVDYDKCIGCKYCSWACPYGARELDEQEKVMKKCTLCIDRITDATLSDRDRQPACVLACPTSARLYGDVHDPDSEVSVAIRERGGYQLMPEWGTKPANHYLPRQKNRIYISPDELTRVDNPLRKEDLTTYTGEETLDDVAW
- the soeA gene encoding sulfite dehydrogenase subunit SoeA; the protein is MQDPIAHSDSTVGRVEVKETTCYMCACRCGIRVHMRDGEVRYIDGNPNHPLNKGVICAKGSSGIMKQYSPGRITKPLRRKAGAERGASEFETISWDEAFDMLEERLGRLRAEDPKKFALFTGRDQMQALTGLFAKQFGTPNYAAHGGFCSVNMAAGMIYTIGGSFWEFGGPDLDRAKLFVMIGTAEDHHSNPLKIAISEFKRRGGRFISVNPIRTGYSAIADEWVPIKPGTDGALLMAISHEILKQGLFDRDFLVRYTNSAELVIDDPARDDHGLFYRAEMHVEEGCFDPENKLWWDRNIDGPISTHTPGADPRLMGSYKLDMDDGIPVKPAFQLLKERLEPCTPEWAAEITGIPADTIRRLAHEMGVTARDQKIELPIPWTDCWDVEHPSVTGNPVAFHAMRGMAAHSNGFQTIRALGVLMTLLGTIDRPGGFRHKAPFPRPIPPCAKPPHGPEAVQPNTPLDGMPLGWPAKPEDLFVDADGGPVRIDKAFSWEYPLSVHGLMHNVITNAWRGDPYPIDTLFLFMANMAWNSSMNTSETRKMLVDKDVEGKYKIPFIVVCDTFSSETVAFADLVLPDTSYLERHDALSMLDRPISEFDGPVDAVRIPVLPPKGECRPFQDVLIELGSRLKLPAFVTAEGERKFRDYPDFIVNYETSPGSGIGFLAGWRGKNGDQVLKGEPNPKQWEMYAKNGCVFHHELPPSYQYMRNWNKGYLHWARAHGMIRYAEPITIHLYSEVLQKFRLAAQGKWPGRQPPDRLRERVETYFDPLPFFHRPLEDQLVDTVRYPLNALTQRPMAMYHSWDSQNAWLRQIHSHNYLFVNPLVGKKHGFADGDWIWVESTLSKVRCMCRFSEAVEPGTVWTWNAIGKANGAWGLGSNADESRKGFLLNHLISEELPPNPAGEHLSNSDPVTGQAAWFDVRVRVYKAGPDEPRVSSPQFDAMPRLPGQEKQRGKWQAYMAGVFGKK